Proteins encoded by one window of Chondromyces crocatus:
- a CDS encoding HD domain-containing protein, whose product MFQDLLDLLRDLDGVRQDPRWHPEGDALFHSLQVFDHARRETSDRVLWLAALVHDVGKAFAGAEHAEEGAELLSPIICPRAVWLVRHHLHLMRDPGATIRRLKGTKALADLRRLRRWDVAGRSPHATVMAPEEALELLFHGHEGDLHAHSDEVAPCDDLRKEPLA is encoded by the coding sequence ATGTTCCAGGACCTTCTCGATCTGTTGCGCGACCTCGACGGTGTCCGGCAGGATCCTCGCTGGCACCCCGAGGGCGACGCCCTGTTCCATTCGCTGCAAGTCTTCGATCATGCTCGACGCGAGACGAGCGACCGTGTGCTGTGGCTGGCCGCCCTGGTCCATGACGTGGGAAAGGCGTTCGCCGGAGCGGAACACGCCGAGGAGGGCGCCGAGCTGCTCTCCCCGATCATCTGCCCGCGGGCCGTCTGGCTCGTGCGTCACCACCTGCACTTGATGCGCGACCCGGGCGCGACCATCCGGCGCCTCAAGGGGACGAAGGCCCTCGCCGATCTCCGGCGACTGCGGCGCTGGGACGTCGCGGGTCGTTCGCCGCACGCGACGGTGATGGCGCCAGAGGAAGCGCTCGAGCTTCTCTTCCACGGCCACGAAGGAGACCTCCACGCCCACAGCGACGAAGTCGCCCCCTGCGATGACCTGCGAAAGGAGCCGCTGGCCTGA
- a CDS encoding sigma factor-like helix-turn-helix DNA-binding protein: protein MTCERSRWPEREGRKRELGLPRARREILRADIDRWSDERGLWTQEVEPPGHARLCMAVRDAVATSLTDKQREVVEAYFFEGLSQGDIARRLGITQQVVQKRLFGAPRGGRLIGGAMHRLRQALEGIVEPAHDEP, encoded by the coding sequence ATGACCTGCGAAAGGAGCCGCTGGCCTGAGCGCGAGGGGCGGAAGCGTGAGCTGGGGCTTCCCCGCGCGCGCCGCGAGATCCTCCGCGCCGACATCGATCGCTGGAGTGACGAGCGCGGGCTCTGGACCCAGGAGGTCGAGCCCCCAGGGCACGCCAGGCTCTGCATGGCTGTCCGCGACGCCGTCGCGACGTCGCTGACCGACAAGCAGCGCGAGGTCGTCGAGGCTTACTTCTTCGAGGGGCTGTCTCAGGGAGACATCGCACGTCGCCTCGGGATCACCCAGCAGGTCGTGCAGAAGCGGCTCTTCGGTGCACCACGTGGCGGCCGGCTGATCGGAGGGGCCATGCATCGACTCCGCCAGGCGCTCGAAGGGATCGTCGAGCCCGCTCACGACGAGCCATGA